From the genome of Acropora palmata chromosome 4, jaAcrPala1.3, whole genome shotgun sequence, one region includes:
- the LOC141879850 gene encoding uncharacterized protein LOC141879850 isoform X2, which yields MFLNICICCACVLSVLRRSLAFSGAYGADQLSVICHVWPWIRQSSPPLCNRDSWAGISGSMIKKQRVDVNEKAPSGNTALHGAVNTGNISMVQTLINAGTKVNACNAECATPHHLAIMGGNSEMVSAMLEAGCDKNAKLRTLRSVNCIKTKAMGLYRSWKTWKVMEFKYFSFQAWKVMENNRMCESKDKIRYRQFLSENTQKQG from the exons ATGTTTCTCAATATCTGTATCTGTTGCGCATGCGTACTAAGCGTCCTAAGGCGTTCCTTAGCGTTCAGTGGAGCTTATGGAGCGGACCAACTTTCTGTTATCTGTCACGTATGGCCTTGGATCCGACAGTCCTCTCCCCCACTGTGCAATAGGGACTCATGGGCTggaatctcggggagcatgaTCAAG AAACAAAGAGTAGATGTAAATGAAAAAGCACCATCAGGCAACACTGCTCTTCATGGTGCTGTGAATACTGGAAATATCAGCATGGTCCAAACACTGATCAACGCTGGGACAAAAGTCAATGCCTGCAATGCTGAATGTGCAACACCGCACCACCTAGCCATTATGGGAG gGAACAGTGAAATGGTGTCAGCAATGTTAGAAGCTGGATGTGATAAAAATGCCAAG CTGAGAACACTACGGAGTGTCAACTGCATAAAGACGAAAGCAATG GGTTTGTACAGGTCATGGAAAACCTGGAAAGTTATGGAATTTAAGTATTTCAgtttccaggcctggaaagtcatggaaaatAATAGGATGTGTGAAAGCAAGGACAAAATAAGATACAGGCAATTTTTGTCAGAAAATACCCAAAAACAAGGatga
- the LOC141879850 gene encoding uncharacterized protein LOC141879850 isoform X1 produces the protein MFLNICICCACVLSVLRRSLAFSGAYGADQLSVICHVWPWIRQSSPPLCNRDSWAGISGSMIKKQRVDVNEKAPSGNTALHGAVNTGNISMVQTLINAGTKVNACNAECATPHHLAIMGGNSEMVSAMLEAGCDKNAKQLRTLRSVNCIKTKAMGLYRSWKTWKVMEFKYFSFQAWKVMENNRMCESKDKIRYRQFLSENTQKQG, from the exons ATGTTTCTCAATATCTGTATCTGTTGCGCATGCGTACTAAGCGTCCTAAGGCGTTCCTTAGCGTTCAGTGGAGCTTATGGAGCGGACCAACTTTCTGTTATCTGTCACGTATGGCCTTGGATCCGACAGTCCTCTCCCCCACTGTGCAATAGGGACTCATGGGCTggaatctcggggagcatgaTCAAG AAACAAAGAGTAGATGTAAATGAAAAAGCACCATCAGGCAACACTGCTCTTCATGGTGCTGTGAATACTGGAAATATCAGCATGGTCCAAACACTGATCAACGCTGGGACAAAAGTCAATGCCTGCAATGCTGAATGTGCAACACCGCACCACCTAGCCATTATGGGAG gGAACAGTGAAATGGTGTCAGCAATGTTAGAAGCTGGATGTGATAAAAATGCCAAG CAGCTGAGAACACTACGGAGTGTCAACTGCATAAAGACGAAAGCAATG GGTTTGTACAGGTCATGGAAAACCTGGAAAGTTATGGAATTTAAGTATTTCAgtttccaggcctggaaagtcatggaaaatAATAGGATGTGTGAAAGCAAGGACAAAATAAGATACAGGCAATTTTTGTCAGAAAATACCCAAAAACAAGGatga
- the LOC141879850 gene encoding uncharacterized protein LOC141879850 isoform X4: MFLNICICCACVLSVLRRSLAFSGAYGADQLSVICHVWPWIRQSSPPLCNRDSWAGISGSMIKKQRVDVNEKAPSGNTALHGAVNTGNISMVQTLINAGTKVNACNAECATPHHLAIMGGNSEMVSAMLEAGCDKNAKLRTLRSVNCIKTKAMVCNL; encoded by the exons ATGTTTCTCAATATCTGTATCTGTTGCGCATGCGTACTAAGCGTCCTAAGGCGTTCCTTAGCGTTCAGTGGAGCTTATGGAGCGGACCAACTTTCTGTTATCTGTCACGTATGGCCTTGGATCCGACAGTCCTCTCCCCCACTGTGCAATAGGGACTCATGGGCTggaatctcggggagcatgaTCAAG AAACAAAGAGTAGATGTAAATGAAAAAGCACCATCAGGCAACACTGCTCTTCATGGTGCTGTGAATACTGGAAATATCAGCATGGTCCAAACACTGATCAACGCTGGGACAAAAGTCAATGCCTGCAATGCTGAATGTGCAACACCGCACCACCTAGCCATTATGGGAG gGAACAGTGAAATGGTGTCAGCAATGTTAGAAGCTGGATGTGATAAAAATGCCAAG CTGAGAACACTACGGAGTGTCAACTGCATAAAGACGAAAGCAATGGTATGCAATTTATAA
- the LOC141879842 gene encoding CWF19-like protein 2 — protein sequence MFTYTTYLSKFKMADLINFVSKREIDAKKEQRRRGRQEILRKAKEDYERKQREKELRKESGETTWMLPALSKRLSEETESREKRKKHKKDKKQKKSNKEKKRRKHRKDDQGGSPSSSQSESEDEWIERGSESKKSSAEISPNLKQAQERESWMLCPPITSSSESQLPMKVDEEENKDNVEEEERFKALSCIDRPGQHPKELNPYWRDGGTGLPSQLEDAQDTTIAEGSSKSSYSCNWLKKAYQRAKEHAQEEGRSLEEIVAQRYGSLEKLESMIKEAEQRERGYRSVRSRINEGHRSDYGNRGKNDIRKRSRSPDRHARHRRERHDESAHNSARDASDSWRRRTPEREEEEGERKRNYPPTFLRPDDSYGSSLAGKFKCPTTTSQISSPSTWDFDCKQEPSFPRDRTMSRPSGRWKKKPETGPEKNTSSEVVDKKMEELVQDRREVSESESSSNSETEEKEKKESIAIPAKKITEADLNEIGAKIVKSEIMGNEDLAAKLKSKLDEMRRTKELQESQARESGPTNKRTEETVVLTRTDAAGNVRPLEVTTEREHVKGRKKRQKVETHNKEGKREWYFADDDRYDLKEMVRREKMQTAEDNNAMMARLSSKAARMVSSDDFSLDDHFVSSAANKISPAQLEERERQKAIKEHRILAAQLSKCHFCFENPDIAKHLIIAIGLKVYLAVPLHESMTDGHCLIVPMQHCSASTLLDEDVWSEIKIYKKGLTKMFGEMEQDVVFLETCKQLKKQRHMIIECVPLPKEVGDMSPIYFKKAILESDTEWAQNKKLIDTRKKGLRASVPKGLPYFSVEFGLDGGFAHVIEEEELFPHYFGKEILGGMLDLEPQRWRKPRKENFEEHKKKVLRFGEWWEPFDWTKKIDRTNS from the exons ATGTTCACATACACCACGTACCTATCAAAATTTAAGATGGCGGACCTAATCAACTTTGTTTCCAAAAGAGAAATCGACGCCAAAAAAGAACAGCGAAGAAGAGGAAGGCAGGAGATATTGAGAAAG GCAAAGGAAGACTATGAGAGGAAGCAAAGGGAAAAAGAACTAAGGAAAGAATCTGGGGAAACGACATGGATGTTACCAGCACTGAGCAAGAGGTTATCAGAAGAAACCGAGAGTCGCGAAAAG aggaaaaaacacaagaaggacaagaaacaaaaaaagagcaacaaagagaaaaag CGTAGGAAGCACAGAAAGGATGACCAAGGAGGATCTCCCAGCTCTTCCCAGTCT GAATCAGAGGATGAGTGGATTGAAAGAGGAAGCGAATCAAAGAAATCAAGTGCAGAGATTTCACCAAACCTTAAACAGGCTCAG GAGCGTGAGAGCTGGATGCTTTGTCCTCCAATCACATCAAGCTCTGAATCTCAGCTACCAATGAAAgttgatgaagaagaaaacaaggaTAATGTGGAGGAAGAAGAGAGGTTTAAAGCTCTGTCATGCATTGATAGG CCTGGACAACATCCAAAAGAATTAAACCCATACTGGAGAGATGGAGGAACAGGTTTACCATCCCAACTGGAGGATGCACAGGATACCACTATAGCAGAAG GTAGTTCAAAGAGTTCATATAGCTGCAATTGGCTGAAAAAAGCTTATCAGAGGGCCAAGGAACATGCACAAGAAGAAGGGAGGAGTTTAGAAGAGATTGTTGCCCAACGATATGGG TCTCTTGAGAAACTTGAATCAATGATAAAGGAAGCCGAACAGAG GGAAAGAGGTTATCGCTCGGTGAGATCGAGAATTAATGAAGGGCATCGGAGTGACTATGGAAACCGAGGCAAAAATGATATAAGAAAGAGATCAAGAAGCCCAGACAGACATGCTAGACACAGAAGGGAGAGACATGATGAAAGCGCACACAATTCTGCAAGAGATGCAAGTGATAGCTGGAGAAGAAGAACACCCGAGAGAGAGGAGGAAGAAGGAGAACGGAAAAGAAATTATCCACCGACGTTTTTACGACCAGATGACAGCTATGG TTCCTCCTTAGCGGGCAAATTTAAGTGCCCAACGACCACGTCACAGATTTCATCTCCGTCGACGTGGGACTTTGACTGTAAACAAGAGCCCAGTTTCCCCAGGGACAGAACAATGTCCAGACCCTCTGGTAGATGGAAAAAGAAGCCAGAAACAGGACCCGAGAAAAACACCTCGTCCGAGGTAGTCGATAAAAAGATGGAGGAACTTGTTCAGGACAGAAGGGAAGTTTCCGAGTCGGAAAGCAGCTCGAACTCAGAGACAGAAGAGAAGGAAAAGAAGGAGAGCATTGCAATTCCAGCCAAGAAGATCACCGAGGCTGATCTGAATGAAATTGGAGCTAAGATTGTCAAGTCAGAGATAATGGGCAATGAG GACTTGGCCGCCAAGTTGAAGTCAAAATTGGATGAAATGAGAAGAACCAAAGAGCTTCAAGAATCCCAAGCGAGAGAGAGCGGACCGACAAATAAACGCACAGAGGAAACCGTAGTACTAACAAGAACAGATGCAGCCGGTAATGTGAGACCGCTGGAGGTGACAACAGAACGTGAACACGTGAAAGGACGAAAGAAACGACAAAAG GTTGAAACACATAACAAGGAAGGCAAGAGGGAGTGGTACTTTGCCGACGATGATAGGTacgatttaaaagaaatggtGAGACGAGAGAAGATGCAGACTGCCGAGGATAACAATGCTATGATGGCCCGACTTTCATCCAAG GCGGCTAGAATGGTAAGTTCAGACGACTTCTCTCTGGATGATCACTTTGTATCTTCAGCGGCGAATAAAATCTCCCCGGCTCAACTTGAAGAACGAGAAAgacaaaaagcaataaaag AACACAGGATATTAGCCGCTCAGCTATCCAAATGTCACTTCTGCTTCGAGAACCCAGATATCGCCAAGCATCTTATAATAGCCATTGGCCTCAAG GTTTACCTGGCGGTCCCGCTACACGAATCAATGACAGATGGTCATTGTCTGATTGTCCCTATGCAGCACTGTTCAGCATCTACGCTGCTGGACGAAGACGTATGGAGTGAAATCAAG ATTTATAAAAAAGGACTTACTAAAATGTTTGGAGAAATG GAGCAGGATGTTGTTTTTCTGGAAACTTGCAAGCAGCTCAAGAAACAACGTCACATGATCATAGAATGTGTACCGCTGCCCAAAGAGGTCGGGGACATGTCTCCCATTTACTTCAAg AAAGCTATTCTGGAATCAGATACCGAGTGGGCGCAAAACAAGAAGTTGATCGATACCAGAAAGAAAGGACTGCGTGCATCGGTCCCTAAAGGTCTACCATACTTCAGCGTCGAGTTTGGTCTGGACGGTGGCTTTGCGCATGTCATCGAGGAAGAGGAACTGTTCCCGCATTACTTCGGCAAGGAAATATTGGGAGGAATGTTGGACCTTGAGCCGCAGCGATGGAGGAAACCGCGCAAAGAAAATTTCGAAGAACATAAGAAGAAAGTGTTACGATTTGGCGAGTGGTGGGAACCGTTTGACTGGACAAAGAAAATCGACAGAACGAACAGTTAG
- the LOC141879850 gene encoding uncharacterized protein LOC141879850 isoform X3: MGWNLGEHDQGTTFWRTVTRSTSAASYLVFISACHLLKKQRVDVNEKAPSGNTALHGAVNTGNISMVQTLINAGTKVNACNAECATPHHLAIMGGNSEMVSAMLEAGCDKNAKQLRTLRSVNCIKTKAMGLYRSWKTWKVMEFKYFSFQAWKVMENNRMCESKDKIRYRQFLSENTQKQG, translated from the exons ATGGGCTggaatctcggggagcatgaTCAAGGTACAACGTTCTGGCGTACCGTGACTAGGTCCACCTCCGCCGCATCTTATCTTGTTTTCATTAGCGCATGTCATCTATTGAAG AAACAAAGAGTAGATGTAAATGAAAAAGCACCATCAGGCAACACTGCTCTTCATGGTGCTGTGAATACTGGAAATATCAGCATGGTCCAAACACTGATCAACGCTGGGACAAAAGTCAATGCCTGCAATGCTGAATGTGCAACACCGCACCACCTAGCCATTATGGGAG gGAACAGTGAAATGGTGTCAGCAATGTTAGAAGCTGGATGTGATAAAAATGCCAAG CAGCTGAGAACACTACGGAGTGTCAACTGCATAAAGACGAAAGCAATG GGTTTGTACAGGTCATGGAAAACCTGGAAAGTTATGGAATTTAAGTATTTCAgtttccaggcctggaaagtcatggaaaatAATAGGATGTGTGAAAGCAAGGACAAAATAAGATACAGGCAATTTTTGTCAGAAAATACCCAAAAACAAGGatga
- the LOC141879853 gene encoding ankyrin repeat domain-containing protein 66-like isoform X1 has product MMCVKILLEHGADGGMRIAGGWTHAHCAVERGSLAILQALVQRGLNVTKKDFAGHTLWKQVAEIYGHQDFLEFIESLEIHTQKKLRVHWIQEIIENQTCIPLILKD; this is encoded by the exons ATGATGTGTGTTAAGATACTACTGGAACATGGAGCAGATGGTGGAATGCGCATTGCAGGAGGGTGGACACATGCTCATTGTGCTGTTGAAAGAGGAAGTCTGGCAATATTGCAGGCTCTGGTTCAGAGAGGACTCAATGTAACAAAAAAGGATTTTGCAGGACACACACTTTGGAAACAAGTGGCTGAGATTTATGGACACCAAGACTTTCTAGAGTTCATTGAAAG tttGGAAATCCACACCCAGAAGAAATTAAGAGTGCACTGGATACAAGAAATCATAGAAAACCAAACATGCATACCATTAATCTTGAAGGATTAA
- the LOC141879850 gene encoding uncharacterized protein LOC141879850 isoform X5 → MFLNICICCACVLSVLRRSLAFSGAYGADQLSVICHVWPWIRQSSPPLCNRDSWAGISGSMIKKQRVDVNEKAPSGNTALHGAVNTGNISMVQTLINAGTKVNACNAECATPHHLAIMGAAENTTECQLHKDESNGFVQVMENLESYGI, encoded by the exons ATGTTTCTCAATATCTGTATCTGTTGCGCATGCGTACTAAGCGTCCTAAGGCGTTCCTTAGCGTTCAGTGGAGCTTATGGAGCGGACCAACTTTCTGTTATCTGTCACGTATGGCCTTGGATCCGACAGTCCTCTCCCCCACTGTGCAATAGGGACTCATGGGCTggaatctcggggagcatgaTCAAG AAACAAAGAGTAGATGTAAATGAAAAAGCACCATCAGGCAACACTGCTCTTCATGGTGCTGTGAATACTGGAAATATCAGCATGGTCCAAACACTGATCAACGCTGGGACAAAAGTCAATGCCTGCAATGCTGAATGTGCAACACCGCACCACCTAGCCATTATGGGAG CAGCTGAGAACACTACGGAGTGTCAACTGCATAAAGACGAAAGCAATG GGTTTGTACAGGTCATGGAAAACCTGGAAAGTTATGGAATTTAA